The following coding sequences lie in one Alloacidobacterium dinghuense genomic window:
- a CDS encoding CRTAC1 family protein: MSSQQGGVSTGGAHAPVHDAEHRPITAGGFVDQGPVVFKDISQSSGLASWRYAGGTPAKAYIVESLGSGVALFDYDNDGWLDIYLVNGMTYDAMSGKAPAPHAALFHNNHDGTFTNVAEKAGVTNDRWGVGVAVGDYDNDGWPDLYVTNVGKNRLYHNNHDGTFTDVAEKAGVALGTWSTGATFGDYDGDGKLDLFVPGYTQYDFNDPPTVGSKSVVSNTCLYRGVSVFCGPRGLKGEHDHLFHNNGDGTFADVSAKAGVSDPPGYYGLVSLFVDLNDDGKPELLVANDSTPNYLYRNKGDGTFEDLSFESGYAVNHDGRETASMGIAVGDSQNKGRLDILNTTFSDDYKVLYRNNGDLDFTDISYDAGIATATIPFLSWGDAFIDYDNDGWKDIFIASGHVYPQVDKNDWGTSMAERPLLFRNVHGEKFELVPPVKGTGLADVISARGAAFGDLFNDGKIDVVMNNLDAPPTLLRNVNNDLHHWIEFRLIGGPKSPRDAVGAATFLTAGNLKQRGDVLSGGSFASSSDPRVHFGLGDADAVDAVEIRWPSGVQQKISIPAVDCIYTIEEGKGIVGSLNLRKGPEAK; this comes from the coding sequence ATGTCGTCCCAGCAAGGTGGCGTGAGCACTGGCGGCGCGCACGCCCCTGTGCACGATGCGGAGCATCGCCCCATCACCGCCGGTGGGTTTGTCGATCAGGGTCCGGTCGTCTTCAAAGACATCTCACAATCATCCGGCCTCGCTAGCTGGCGCTACGCCGGTGGAACTCCAGCTAAAGCCTACATCGTCGAGTCACTTGGAAGCGGCGTGGCTCTGTTCGATTACGACAATGACGGCTGGCTCGATATCTACCTCGTCAACGGCATGACCTACGATGCGATGAGCGGCAAGGCTCCTGCGCCGCATGCAGCGCTCTTTCACAACAATCACGATGGAACCTTCACCAACGTCGCAGAAAAAGCCGGCGTGACCAACGACCGCTGGGGTGTTGGAGTGGCTGTCGGCGACTACGATAACGATGGCTGGCCCGATCTGTACGTCACGAACGTCGGCAAGAATCGCCTCTATCACAACAACCATGATGGGACATTCACCGATGTAGCCGAGAAGGCCGGCGTTGCACTCGGCACATGGTCCACAGGCGCAACCTTTGGCGATTACGACGGAGACGGCAAACTTGATCTCTTCGTTCCCGGATATACGCAATACGACTTCAACGATCCGCCTACCGTGGGTTCAAAATCAGTCGTCTCGAATACCTGCCTGTATCGCGGCGTCAGCGTATTCTGCGGCCCGCGTGGCTTGAAAGGCGAGCACGATCATCTCTTCCACAACAATGGCGACGGCACCTTTGCTGACGTCAGCGCCAAAGCAGGTGTCTCCGACCCACCAGGCTATTACGGTCTTGTCTCGCTCTTTGTCGATCTCAACGACGACGGTAAGCCGGAACTGCTCGTAGCCAACGACTCAACGCCGAACTACCTCTATCGAAATAAGGGTGACGGCACCTTCGAAGATTTAAGCTTCGAATCAGGTTATGCCGTCAATCACGATGGCCGCGAAACCGCGAGCATGGGCATTGCTGTGGGCGATTCTCAAAACAAAGGCCGCCTTGACATTCTCAACACAACCTTTTCCGACGATTACAAAGTCCTCTATCGCAACAACGGTGATCTCGATTTCACCGACATAAGCTACGACGCGGGCATAGCCACGGCCACCATCCCGTTTCTGAGTTGGGGTGACGCCTTCATCGATTACGACAACGATGGCTGGAAGGACATCTTCATCGCCAGTGGCCACGTTTACCCGCAGGTAGACAAGAATGATTGGGGCACAAGCATGGCCGAGCGCCCACTGCTTTTCAGAAATGTTCACGGCGAGAAATTTGAGTTGGTGCCGCCAGTGAAGGGAACTGGCCTTGCGGACGTCATCTCAGCGCGCGGCGCAGCTTTTGGCGATCTCTTCAACGACGGCAAGATCGACGTTGTCATGAACAATCTCGATGCGCCCCCCACCCTGTTACGCAACGTGAACAACGACCTCCATCACTGGATCGAATTCAGGCTAATCGGGGGCCCGAAGAGTCCTCGCGACGCCGTAGGCGCTGCCACCTTTCTCACCGCGGGAAACCTAAAACAGCGCGGAGATGTTCTCAGTGGAGGCAGCTTCGCTTCATCCAGCGATCCCCGCGTCCACTTTGGTCTTGGCGACGCCGACGCGGTCGATGCCGTGGAAATTCGCTGGCCTAGCGGCGTCCAACAGAAAATCAGCATTCCCGCGGTCGATTGCATCTACACGATTGAAGAAGGCAAGGGCATTGTCGGGTCGCTTAATCTGCGAAAAGGCCCAGAAGCGAAATGA
- a CDS encoding S10 family peptidase, producing the protein MNRLPRKLAMLSFAALLLGTQAIAFAQDKKPDEAAKGETKHDGDKDQQSIPPEKSSVTHHDLALDGKTIHYTATAGTLLIRDDEEKPYGSIFYIAYTQDGVDSKTRPVTFLYNGGPGSATLWLHMGSVGPVRVATSSPAATGSAPYQIVPNQYSLLDKTDLVFIDAPLTGYSRAVGKATAKDFAGVDQDLKAFNKFIARYVTVNERWNSPKVLFGESYGTTRSAGLSAVLQENGIALNGIVLLSSILNYGELAPGTDTQYVVNLPSYAAIAWYHSKLQNKPADLKVFLDEVRGFARGDYSAALAEGDQISSARLDAAAAKVSQYTGLSVQFVKEAKLRVSPTRFRKELLRDEGDILGRYDARFEGTDVDSAGENPGYDPSDTGISGAFVAAEHDYLSRELKYDTTDEYRPTVYGNIGDWDWKHRGAGAGRAFGGQQAMPYVAGDLADTIRKNPKLKVLSANGYFDLATPFFATEYDLSHMMLTPDLAKNVEFTYYPSGHMVYLNVDALKDFKRDLDTFYSNLTR; encoded by the coding sequence TTGAACAGGCTCCCACGAAAGCTTGCGATGCTGTCGTTTGCGGCGTTGCTGCTCGGCACGCAAGCCATTGCATTCGCACAGGACAAGAAGCCGGATGAAGCAGCAAAGGGCGAAACCAAGCACGACGGCGATAAAGATCAGCAGAGCATTCCACCTGAAAAAAGTTCGGTGACGCATCACGACCTGGCGCTGGACGGCAAAACCATCCATTACACCGCAACCGCTGGAACGCTGCTGATTCGCGACGATGAAGAGAAGCCTTATGGCAGCATCTTCTATATTGCCTATACGCAGGATGGGGTCGATTCCAAAACGCGTCCAGTAACGTTTCTCTACAATGGCGGACCCGGGTCGGCAACGCTGTGGCTGCATATGGGCTCCGTTGGTCCCGTGCGTGTTGCTACATCGAGCCCTGCTGCCACGGGCTCCGCGCCGTATCAGATCGTTCCGAATCAGTACAGCCTTCTCGACAAAACCGACCTCGTCTTCATCGACGCACCGCTCACTGGCTATTCACGCGCCGTTGGCAAGGCTACAGCCAAAGACTTTGCCGGAGTTGATCAGGACCTCAAGGCATTCAACAAATTCATCGCGCGCTACGTTACCGTGAACGAGCGCTGGAACTCACCCAAAGTCCTGTTCGGTGAATCCTATGGAACTACGCGTTCCGCCGGTCTTTCTGCTGTGCTGCAGGAAAATGGCATCGCGCTCAACGGGATCGTTCTTCTTTCCTCGATCCTGAATTATGGCGAGCTCGCGCCCGGAACCGACACGCAGTATGTCGTCAACTTGCCGAGCTACGCTGCCATCGCCTGGTATCACAGCAAGCTGCAGAACAAGCCAGCCGACCTGAAGGTTTTTCTGGATGAAGTCCGCGGCTTCGCTCGCGGCGACTATTCTGCGGCCTTGGCCGAAGGAGACCAGATCTCTTCCGCAAGGCTCGATGCCGCTGCTGCGAAGGTCAGCCAGTACACCGGCCTCAGTGTGCAGTTTGTCAAAGAAGCGAAGTTGCGTGTTTCTCCCACGCGTTTTCGCAAAGAACTGCTGCGCGACGAAGGCGACATTCTCGGTCGCTACGACGCGCGCTTTGAAGGCACAGACGTCGACAGCGCCGGTGAGAATCCCGGCTATGATCCATCCGATACAGGCATCTCTGGAGCCTTTGTCGCCGCCGAACACGACTATCTCTCGCGCGAGTTGAAATATGACACTACCGACGAATATCGCCCCACCGTCTACGGGAACATCGGTGATTGGGACTGGAAGCATCGGGGAGCGGGCGCAGGGCGAGCCTTTGGCGGCCAGCAGGCCATGCCCTACGTGGCAGGCGATCTGGCCGACACAATCCGCAAGAATCCAAAGCTGAAAGTGCTGTCAGCCAACGGCTATTTTGACTTGGCGACACCATTCTTTGCTACCGAGTACGATCTTTCGCACATGATGCTCACGCCCGACCTGGCCAAGAATGTGGAGTTCACCTACTACCCGTCCGGTCATATGGTGTATCTGAACGTGGATGCCTTGAAAGATTTCAAGCGCGACCTCGACACCTTTTACTCGAACCTCACCAGATAG
- the pal gene encoding peptidoglycan-associated lipoprotein Pal, protein MQHLHRKYLASVVSLAALVIMAGCHKKAAPPPPPPPPTVTAPAPTADITVTPQAINPGDSAVLTWKTTNATDTSIEGVGQVATAGTMNVKPTASTNYHLIARGDGGSTDATARLTVNAPQAPASNLNESDMDDTLFHQNVQDIFYDYDAYEIRPDAQPIISKDAAFLNQHQGIKVVIGGYCDERGSTEYNLSLGENRANAAKQALVNAGVSPDRLRTVSYGKEKQFCTEHTEECWQQNRRAQFGVDR, encoded by the coding sequence GTGCAACACCTTCACCGCAAGTATCTTGCTTCTGTAGTCAGTCTCGCAGCGCTGGTAATCATGGCAGGCTGCCACAAGAAAGCGGCCCCGCCGCCCCCGCCGCCCCCGCCAACGGTTACCGCGCCCGCTCCGACCGCTGATATCACCGTGACACCGCAGGCGATCAACCCTGGTGACAGCGCCGTGCTGACATGGAAAACAACGAATGCTACGGATACTTCGATTGAAGGCGTGGGTCAGGTTGCGACAGCAGGCACGATGAATGTGAAGCCGACCGCATCGACCAACTATCACCTGATCGCGCGCGGAGATGGCGGCTCGACGGATGCGACAGCACGCCTGACGGTGAATGCGCCGCAGGCTCCTGCGAGCAACCTGAATGAGAGCGACATGGATGACACCCTCTTCCACCAGAACGTGCAGGACATTTTCTACGACTATGACGCGTATGAGATCCGTCCCGATGCGCAGCCGATTATTTCCAAAGATGCCGCGTTCCTGAATCAGCATCAGGGGATCAAGGTCGTGATTGGCGGCTACTGCGACGAGCGTGGATCGACGGAATACAACCTGAGCCTCGGCGAAAACCGCGCCAATGCGGCCAAGCAGGCGCTGGTAAATGCCGGCGTAAGTCCGGACCGTCTGCGCACCGTGAGCTACGGTAAGGAAAAGCAGTTCTGCACCGAGCACACGGAAGAGTGCTGGCAGCAGAACCGCCGAGCCCAGTTCGGCGTGGACCGCTAA
- a CDS encoding tetratricopeptide repeat protein: MANASGEALDKFEPGTLDHKSSGTTYRLFFRDKQAILSFQSDREPQVSGERQLDYFLGSGHLGITYLYSIHGYLFESPVAYYSASHSYDMKPGLESITEMPPALHMQASCMRCHMSAVQQSDPGTINHYNGLPFLHAGITCEACHGDTQRHLATGGKAAVINPAKLDADRRDSICISCHLEGDVSVERPGRSAIDYKPGESISDYLSFYVYEGKDATRRGVSEVEQLSMSKCKRTSGDKMSCTSCHDPHYTPASQQRAAFYRSKCLACHTDATFAASHHPENPDCTSCHMPRSGAENIPHVAWTDHRIRKITDNAAEAIKDLGEGDTLTPIFSPHATRRDLALAYYKGLLEGNLALQPKVFQALDELRPEISTDTEALNALAISSEKHGDHKQATELFEQVLKVDPQNLTALSDLGILRAKSGDLQEAIALLRPAFERNQDVIGLAKNLAQVQCMLGDAVSARMTLEKTLQFSPGLEDVQQMLTQMASCSSVKQ; encoded by the coding sequence ATGGCGAACGCCAGCGGTGAGGCTCTTGACAAATTTGAGCCGGGAACGCTGGACCATAAATCATCGGGTACCACCTACCGGTTGTTCTTTCGCGACAAGCAGGCGATACTCAGCTTTCAGAGTGATCGCGAGCCTCAGGTGAGCGGCGAGCGGCAACTCGACTACTTTCTCGGCTCCGGACATCTCGGCATCACCTATCTGTATTCCATCCATGGCTATCTCTTCGAGTCGCCGGTCGCCTACTACTCCGCGTCGCATTCCTACGACATGAAGCCCGGCCTCGAGTCGATAACCGAAATGCCGCCGGCGCTACACATGCAGGCAAGCTGCATGCGCTGCCACATGAGCGCCGTACAGCAGAGCGATCCGGGCACCATCAATCATTACAATGGGCTACCTTTTCTGCACGCAGGCATCACATGCGAAGCCTGCCACGGAGACACCCAGCGCCACCTTGCCACCGGAGGCAAGGCAGCCGTCATCAATCCGGCAAAGCTTGACGCGGACCGTCGCGACTCCATCTGCATCAGTTGTCATCTCGAAGGCGACGTCTCGGTCGAGCGTCCAGGTCGCTCCGCTATTGATTACAAGCCGGGCGAATCCATCTCCGACTATCTCTCCTTCTATGTCTATGAAGGAAAGGATGCAACGAGGCGCGGCGTCAGCGAAGTGGAACAACTGAGCATGAGTAAATGTAAGCGCACGAGTGGCGACAAGATGTCCTGCACCAGTTGCCACGATCCGCATTACACGCCGGCATCGCAGCAACGCGCGGCCTTCTATCGAAGCAAGTGCCTGGCCTGCCACACGGATGCCACATTTGCCGCTTCGCATCATCCTGAGAACCCCGACTGCACGAGCTGCCACATGCCACGCAGTGGTGCAGAAAACATTCCGCATGTCGCATGGACGGATCACCGTATCCGAAAAATTACAGATAACGCCGCGGAAGCGATCAAAGACCTTGGCGAAGGCGACACGCTTACCCCGATCTTTTCGCCACATGCAACCAGGCGCGACTTGGCCCTTGCCTATTACAAGGGCCTCCTCGAAGGAAACCTCGCGTTGCAGCCAAAAGTTTTTCAAGCACTGGATGAGCTCCGGCCGGAGATTTCCACCGACACGGAAGCGCTGAACGCACTAGCGATCAGCAGCGAAAAACACGGAGATCACAAACAAGCAACAGAGTTGTTCGAACAAGTGCTGAAAGTCGATCCGCAAAATCTGACGGCGCTGTCAGACCTCGGCATACTTCGAGCGAAATCCGGAGACCTGCAGGAAGCCATCGCTCTCCTGCGTCCAGCTTTTGAACGGAATCAGGATGTCATCGGCCTGGCGAAGAATCTGGCGCAAGTGCAATGCATGTTGGGCGATGCAGTATCTGCGCGGATGACGCTTGAAAAGACACTTCAATTCAGCCCCGGTCTCGAAGACGTGCAGCAGATGCTGACCCAGATGGCATCTTGCAGCAGCGTTAAACAATAA
- a CDS encoding nucleotide sugar dehydrogenase, with translation MANVVAREAAQFTQKVENRSARIGIIGMGYVGLPLSLLLSEERFAVTGFDIDTRKVSTLNEGGSYIVRIPGTEIQAAQKHGFRATFDYSEIANIDAVIICVPTPLNENHEPDLSYIRDTAKAIAPHLREGQLIILESTTYPGTTEEVLIPILEEGNSQQLRVSRDASTKGFYVAFSPEREDPGNDTVARRDIPKVIGGVGPVALELASAVYGSIFNRTVPVSTPAAAEMTKLLENIYRCVNIALVNELKQLCDRMNIDIFEVIDAAKTKPFGFQAFYPGPGLGGHCIPIDPFYLSWKAKQYDFRTKFIELAGEVNVAMPYYVVDQTIAGLNEQSKALKGAKVLVLGLAYKRDIDDLRESPSLTIIELLKQRGAVVSYNDPFFPYVGRGRHYDLDMHGVPLDNLDQYDCVLIVTDHSDYDYARIVKESKLVVDTRNATKGIRSEKIVRC, from the coding sequence ATGGCAAATGTTGTCGCACGCGAAGCAGCACAATTCACTCAGAAGGTCGAAAACCGCTCCGCACGCATCGGCATTATTGGAATGGGTTATGTCGGCTTGCCGCTGTCGCTTCTCTTAAGTGAGGAGCGCTTCGCCGTCACCGGCTTCGATATCGATACCAGGAAAGTCTCCACGCTCAACGAGGGAGGCTCCTACATCGTCCGCATTCCCGGCACGGAGATTCAAGCCGCCCAGAAGCACGGTTTTCGCGCCACCTTCGACTACTCAGAAATTGCGAATATTGACGCGGTCATCATCTGCGTTCCCACGCCGCTCAACGAGAATCACGAGCCGGACCTGAGCTATATCCGCGACACAGCGAAGGCTATCGCCCCGCATCTGCGAGAGGGTCAGCTGATCATTCTTGAAAGCACAACCTATCCCGGCACGACCGAAGAAGTGCTGATCCCAATTCTCGAAGAGGGAAACAGCCAACAGCTTCGCGTCAGCCGCGATGCGTCGACTAAGGGGTTCTATGTGGCTTTTTCGCCCGAGCGTGAAGACCCCGGCAACGACACTGTTGCACGTCGCGATATCCCGAAGGTTATTGGCGGAGTCGGTCCTGTCGCCTTGGAGCTGGCATCTGCTGTATACGGAAGCATATTCAATCGCACGGTCCCCGTCTCAACCCCGGCTGCCGCCGAGATGACCAAGCTTCTCGAAAATATCTACCGTTGTGTAAACATCGCGTTGGTGAACGAGCTGAAGCAACTCTGCGATCGCATGAACATCGACATTTTCGAAGTTATCGATGCGGCCAAAACCAAACCCTTTGGCTTTCAGGCCTTCTATCCGGGCCCCGGCCTCGGAGGCCACTGCATTCCCATCGATCCCTTCTATCTTTCATGGAAGGCAAAGCAATACGACTTCCGGACAAAATTCATTGAGCTAGCCGGCGAAGTGAACGTGGCGATGCCGTATTACGTTGTGGATCAAACAATCGCCGGCCTCAACGAGCAATCGAAAGCGCTCAAAGGTGCGAAGGTGCTTGTGCTCGGGCTTGCTTACAAAAGAGACATAGACGATCTCCGCGAGTCGCCTTCGCTCACCATCATTGAGCTTCTCAAACAGCGCGGCGCCGTCGTCTCCTACAACGACCCATTTTTCCCGTATGTAGGACGCGGCCGCCACTACGATCTCGACATGCACGGAGTGCCTCTCGACAATCTCGACCAATACGATTGCGTCCTTATCGTGACCGATCACTCCGATTACGACTACGCCCGCATCGTTAAGGAATCAAAGCTGGTAGTCGATACAAGGAATGCAACCAAGGGCATTCGGTCGGAAAAAATCGTACGATGCTGA
- a CDS encoding tetratricopeptide repeat protein — protein MRKILVQLTAIASLALLCPAPRAHAASKEMIQLQQQVQTLQDTLQRLQQSNDERMGVLQHLVEQTADSVNRMSQAMNTLQQQVQAQNEGSGGKVDQLSGQMQSLNDSVDELKSRIARLDKTLHDIQGQLQNVNTQQAAGGQMGGVPGGQQAPGGADGNATPAQPPAPPVDQLYQGGLRDYNSAKYDVAAGEFGDVLKYYPQDNLAGNAQFYLGEIAYRQGDYKTAIQSYDAVLEQFSGNPKVPAAQLRKGEAELATNQRDAGIRDLRNLIQRYPQSPEAAQARSRLNGMGVRVMAPKPSPSAYKPQ, from the coding sequence ATGCGAAAGATTTTAGTTCAGCTCACAGCGATTGCGTCGCTTGCACTTCTCTGCCCTGCCCCCAGGGCGCATGCCGCTTCAAAGGAAATGATTCAGCTGCAGCAGCAGGTGCAAACATTGCAGGATACGCTGCAACGGCTGCAGCAATCGAACGATGAGCGCATGGGAGTACTGCAGCACCTGGTGGAGCAGACAGCGGACAGCGTGAACCGCATGTCACAGGCGATGAATACTCTGCAGCAGCAAGTTCAAGCACAAAATGAAGGTAGCGGCGGCAAGGTGGACCAGCTCTCAGGCCAGATGCAGAGCCTGAACGATTCCGTCGACGAGCTGAAATCGCGCATTGCCCGGCTGGATAAGACCCTGCACGATATTCAGGGACAGCTGCAAAATGTGAACACCCAGCAGGCAGCCGGTGGACAGATGGGCGGAGTGCCCGGTGGGCAACAGGCACCCGGAGGAGCAGACGGCAATGCCACACCGGCACAGCCCCCTGCGCCTCCGGTAGACCAGCTCTACCAGGGAGGCCTGCGCGACTACAACAGCGCAAAATATGACGTGGCCGCCGGTGAATTCGGCGATGTTTTGAAGTATTATCCTCAGGACAACCTTGCTGGTAATGCGCAGTTCTATCTTGGCGAGATTGCTTATCGCCAGGGCGACTATAAGACGGCAATCCAAAGCTATGACGCGGTGCTGGAGCAGTTTTCGGGCAATCCCAAGGTTCCGGCAGCGCAATTGCGCAAGGGCGAAGCCGAGCTGGCCACGAACCAGCGCGATGCGGGCATTCGCGACCTGCGCAATCTGATTCAACGATATCCACAATCCCCGGAGGCAGCGCAGGCACGCAGCCGATTGAACGGCATGGGAGTTAGAGTTATGGCACCCAAGCCATCCCCTTCGGCATATAAGCCGCAGTAA
- a CDS encoding tetratricopeptide repeat protein, with protein sequence MTKRFHRDKVQRRISVLILCAITSSPLFALQQQHTLDTSDTLQSVHHLLDTAQFAQAESALRAYLEKNPSSADGHFLLGYALFREKRPKDSLAEFTEGSKFEHPQASDLKIVAADYVVLGDFTDADKWLTVVTEEAPGDADAWYLLGRTKYNENRFEEAIQAFQRVLTLRPNDIKAEDNLGLSYQGLNRLDEAKKSFESAILWQKDFPMKDAQPYLNMGILLMDQDQAAQAQPYLQQAVDLAPHNPKVREQLGRVYDLLKMPDKAEQQLEQAVALAPDVSALHFKLGQIYRRQGKQQLAQQQFDICAKLNSAHSSTETPNPAEQN encoded by the coding sequence ATGACGAAGCGGTTCCATCGCGACAAAGTTCAGCGGCGCATTTCCGTGCTCATCCTCTGCGCAATCACTTCGTCACCGCTTTTCGCATTGCAGCAGCAGCACACACTGGACACATCGGACACCCTCCAATCCGTGCATCATCTTCTCGATACCGCTCAATTTGCTCAGGCAGAGAGCGCACTGCGCGCATACCTTGAGAAGAATCCGTCATCGGCAGACGGTCACTTCCTGTTGGGCTACGCGCTGTTCCGAGAGAAACGCCCCAAAGATTCGCTCGCGGAGTTCACCGAGGGCTCTAAATTCGAGCACCCACAGGCATCAGATCTGAAGATTGTTGCCGCCGACTATGTGGTTCTTGGAGACTTCACAGACGCAGACAAATGGCTGACCGTTGTCACGGAAGAAGCGCCCGGCGATGCTGACGCATGGTACTTGCTGGGCCGCACCAAGTACAACGAGAATCGCTTCGAAGAAGCCATTCAGGCCTTTCAGCGAGTTCTCACGCTGCGTCCCAATGACATCAAAGCCGAAGACAACCTTGGCTTGTCATATCAGGGCCTCAATCGCCTCGACGAAGCGAAGAAGTCCTTCGAGAGTGCCATTCTGTGGCAGAAGGATTTCCCTATGAAAGATGCGCAGCCCTATCTCAACATGGGCATTCTCCTTATGGATCAGGACCAGGCCGCCCAGGCGCAACCTTATCTGCAACAGGCTGTGGATCTGGCCCCGCACAATCCCAAGGTGCGCGAGCAGCTGGGCCGCGTCTATGACCTGCTAAAGATGCCCGACAAAGCCGAACAGCAACTGGAACAAGCAGTCGCGCTTGCGCCGGACGTTTCAGCGCTGCACTTCAAGCTCGGGCAAATCTACCGGCGGCAGGGCAAGCAACAACTCGCGCAGCAGCAATTCGACATCTGCGCCAAGCTAAACAGCGCACACTCGTCCACTGAGACCCCAAATCCCGCCGAACAAAATTGA
- a CDS encoding tetratricopeptide repeat protein, producing the protein MPIFPPRRNRFPFALVLLSMALTLGVSAQSADDEVTPQVQELYAQAKAAQQHGDNATAIQKYRAMLKLAPHLAPAYNNLGMLYFGQHDYTQAAQVLEQGLKLNPDMPTASAMLGLSYSQLGENEKAEPLLEAAVRANPNDDNAQMALAHTLINLKRYDEATPYLKTYLDRNPKDQQAWYLLGKTYLQLSQDALGKINQIDPNSVTAHIIAGEIDESMHNYDGALVEYKKAIDAAPQQPGTHEHMGNAFWVTGKWDSAQTEFKAELANDPSNCGARWKLANAMLEANAPAQDALAELNRVVEQCPTLMQARVDRARALVKLGKQDDALPDLLLAEKDSPDEPSIHFLLSNVYRAQGKTSDAQQEMRTYGKLQREASEAVAGQASDAINIKSNSH; encoded by the coding sequence ATGCCGATTTTTCCCCCGCGCAGAAACAGGTTTCCCTTCGCCCTCGTCTTGCTTTCGATGGCTTTGACGCTAGGTGTCTCAGCGCAATCAGCTGACGATGAAGTCACGCCACAGGTGCAGGAACTTTACGCACAGGCAAAGGCTGCTCAACAGCACGGCGACAACGCCACTGCGATCCAGAAATATCGAGCCATGCTGAAGCTCGCTCCTCACCTGGCGCCCGCATACAACAATCTGGGAATGCTCTACTTCGGTCAGCATGATTACACTCAGGCGGCCCAGGTATTGGAACAAGGGTTGAAGCTGAATCCGGACATGCCAACCGCATCGGCGATGCTTGGCCTCAGCTATTCACAGCTCGGCGAAAATGAGAAGGCGGAACCGCTTCTCGAAGCCGCAGTACGCGCGAATCCAAACGATGACAACGCACAGATGGCGCTGGCGCACACTCTCATCAATTTGAAGCGATACGACGAAGCAACGCCCTATCTAAAAACTTATCTCGATCGCAATCCAAAAGATCAGCAGGCGTGGTACCTGCTTGGCAAGACATACCTGCAGCTCTCCCAGGATGCCCTGGGGAAAATCAATCAGATTGATCCGAACTCGGTGACAGCACACATCATCGCTGGCGAGATCGACGAGAGCATGCACAATTACGATGGTGCGCTCGTCGAATACAAGAAGGCCATAGACGCCGCTCCGCAGCAACCCGGCACACACGAACATATGGGAAATGCATTCTGGGTCACCGGTAAATGGGATTCAGCGCAAACCGAATTCAAAGCCGAACTAGCGAATGATCCGAGCAATTGCGGAGCCCGCTGGAAACTCGCCAACGCCATGCTCGAAGCCAATGCTCCGGCTCAAGACGCACTCGCAGAACTGAACCGCGTGGTCGAGCAGTGTCCGACGTTGATGCAGGCTCGTGTCGACCGTGCTCGAGCCCTCGTAAAGTTGGGCAAGCAGGACGACGCACTGCCCGATCTTCTCCTGGCGGAAAAAGACAGTCCGGACGAGCCATCCATTCATTTCCTGTTGTCCAATGTTTATCGCGCTCAGGGTAAGACCTCCGACGCGCAGCAGGAAATGCGCACTTACGGAAAGCTGCAGCGCGAAGCGAGTGAAGCCGTCGCAGGGCAAGCGAGCGATGCCATCAACATCAAGAGCAATTCTCATTAA